One genomic segment of Lampris incognitus isolate fLamInc1 chromosome 2, fLamInc1.hap2, whole genome shotgun sequence includes these proteins:
- the bcas1 gene encoding breast carcinoma-amplified sequence 1: MGQENSKLKDVAKNGKNHKKHENGEVNGLALNITSNGVETDVTNETAVHQNGELVSINPKAESNEPDFEIVEPDCSNADTQVIAESTDSTDKTEVKEIKVEKVKLFDKMFKKKPVPPMSEESSQEKENLGEDQMDTGSPANDPQPEPADIEQDSETFKGPKSLSLDPSPEGKKSHDTDKESNQLEERPEESYTEENPVMNFFKSLVTPTKSSKKETATPDAAREQSQRETQPTAATTAVAQIPDPPAAPKGMSIPPPPPPEPPKMEMKGDPAAKPVKTTPKEEPKAASKEPEASKGKSAKDTLSKLFRSKNVQEVPQPVVEVQATVEEVQLPEIKAEAVEEPEPVLEIQKVDASKTSTLEAAAKAEPPPAVQEEKKTPSKSTFLSLFKSKATEAKKVTPAPAAASEAAQTVKAKEEPKSCTKSPEAPVDNKSVSGASQGGDESANIPRKLEKRNSIHLFFKNLGQKRHSTDAGVQTEPVIIAPAPEKAK; the protein is encoded by the exons ATGGGCCAGGAGAATTCCAAACTCAAAGATGTAGCTAAG aaTGGGAAAAATCACAAGAAGCATGAAAACGGAGAGGTAAATGGCCTTGCTTTAAACATCACATCCAATGGTGTTGAGACTGATG TTACCAATGAGACAGCAGTTCATCAAAATGGGGAACTCGTCTCAATAAACCCTAAAGCAGAATCGAATGAGCCTGACTTTGAGATAGTTGAGCCAGACTGCAGCAATGCTGACACTCAAGTCATCGCTGAGAGCACCGACTCTACTGATAAAACAGAAGTCAAAGAAATTAAAGTGGAAAAAGTTAAGCTTTTTGACAAAATGTTCAAAAAGAAACCAGTGCCACCAATGAGCGAGGAGAGTAGTCAAGAAAAGGAGAACTTGGGTGAAGATCAAATGGATACAGGTTCTCCTGCCAATGATCCACAACCT GAGCCAGCTGACATAGAGCAAGACTCAGAAACATTTAAGGGGCCAAAAAGTTTGTCTCTAGACCCTAgtccagaggggaaaaaaagtcacGATACTGACAAAGAAAGCAACCAACTCGAGGAGCGTCCAGAGGAGAGTTATACAGAAGAGAATCCAGTTATGAACTTCTTCAAATCACTA GTGACTCCCACTAAATCATCCAAAAAGGAAACAGCTACTCCTGATGCTGCAAGAGAACAG TCCCAGAGGGAgacccagccaacagcagcaaccACAGCT GTTGCACAAATCCCCGATCCTCCGGCAGCACCAAAGGGAATGTCtatcccacccccacctcctccagaGCCACCGAAAATGGAAATGAAAGGGGATCCAGCTGCCAAACCTGTAAAAACCACACCAAAAGAGGAACCAAAAGCTGCTTCAAAGGAGCCCGAGGCCTCAAAAGGAAAATCAGCCAAAGATACACTGAGCAAACTCTTCCGTTCAAAG AATGTCCAGGAGGTGCCGCAACCAGTTGTAGAAGTCCAG GCAACAGTGGAGGAGGTGCAACTGCCAGAGATAAAAGCTGAG GCAGTTGAAGAGCCAGAGCCAGTTTTAGAGATTCAG AAGGTGGATGCCTCCAAGACCAGCACCCTCGAGGCAGCTGCAAAGGCCGAGCCACCGCCAGCTGTGCAGGAGGAGAAGAAAACACCATCAAAATCAACTTTCCTTTCTCTCTTCAAGTCCAAG GCTACTGAAGCCAAGAAGGTGACCCCTGCCCCAGCTGCAGCTTCAGAAGCGGCCCAGACGGTGAAAGCAAAGGAAGAGCCTAAATCTTGCACCAAGTCACCGGAGGCGCCCGTAGATAACAAGTCAGTTTCAGGGGCATCTCAGGGTGGAGATGAGTCAGCCAACATCCCCAGGAAACTGGAGAAGAGGAACTCAATTCACTTGTTCTTCAAGAATCTG GGTCAGAAACGCCACTCCACAGATGCCGGAGTTCAGACAGAGCCAGTAATTATTGCTCCTGCACCTGAGAAGGCCAAATGA